The Sphingomicrobium sp. genome has a window encoding:
- the pdhA gene encoding pyruvate dehydrogenase (acetyl-transferring) E1 component subunit alpha, which produces MREIAVARSAKKSAVPQASETRNEERPPQPQRYEALKDELLALYREMLLIRRFEERAGQLYGLGLIGGFCHLYIGQEAVAVGLQSAMTVGKDSVITGYRDHGHMLAYGIDPKVIMAELTGREAGISKGKGGSMHMFSVEHGFYGGHGIVGAQVPLGTGLAFKHKYSEDGGVCLAYMGDGAVNQGQVYEAFNMAKLWDLPVIFAIENNQYAMGTSIKRSSAEPELFRRGQAHRIPGLQVDGMDVLAVRGAAEVALEWTRSGKGPIIIEFLTYRYRGHSMSDPAKYRTREEVQDMREHRDPITHAERELIALGVKEEELKAIDKEIKDVVVGAAKFAEEAPEPGPSELHTDVLVESY; this is translated from the coding sequence CGGCCGCCGCAGCCGCAGCGCTACGAAGCGTTGAAGGACGAGCTGCTCGCTCTCTACCGCGAGATGCTGCTGATCCGCCGCTTCGAGGAGCGGGCGGGGCAGCTCTACGGCCTCGGCCTCATCGGCGGCTTCTGCCACCTCTACATCGGCCAGGAAGCGGTCGCGGTCGGGCTGCAGAGCGCGATGACGGTGGGCAAGGACAGCGTCATCACCGGCTATCGCGACCACGGGCACATGCTGGCGTACGGCATCGACCCCAAGGTCATCATGGCCGAGCTGACCGGCCGCGAAGCCGGCATTTCCAAGGGCAAGGGTGGCTCGATGCATATGTTCAGCGTCGAGCATGGCTTTTACGGCGGCCACGGCATCGTCGGCGCGCAGGTGCCGCTGGGCACCGGCCTCGCCTTCAAGCACAAATATAGCGAGGATGGCGGCGTGTGCCTCGCTTATATGGGCGACGGCGCGGTCAACCAGGGCCAGGTCTACGAGGCCTTCAACATGGCCAAGCTGTGGGACCTGCCGGTCATCTTCGCGATCGAGAACAACCAATATGCGATGGGCACGAGCATCAAGCGCTCGTCCGCCGAGCCGGAGCTGTTCCGCCGCGGCCAGGCGCACCGCATCCCCGGCCTACAGGTCGACGGCATGGACGTGCTCGCGGTGCGCGGCGCGGCGGAAGTGGCGCTCGAATGGACGCGGAGCGGCAAGGGCCCGATCATCATCGAGTTCCTGACCTATCGCTATCGCGGCCATTCGATGTCCGACCCGGCCAAATACCGGACGCGCGAGGAAGTGCAGGACATGCGCGAGCACCGCGACCCGATCACTCATGCCGAGCGCGAGCTCATCGCCCTCGGTGTCAAGGAAGAAGAGCTCAAGGCAATCGACAAGGAAATCAAGGACGTGGTCGTGGGTGCTGCGAAGTTCGCTGAAGAAGCGCCGGAGCCGGGGCCCAGCGAACTTCATACCGACGTGCTGGTGGAGAGCTATTGA
- a CDS encoding pyruvate dehydrogenase complex E1 component subunit beta, with product MATELKMPALSPTMEEGTLAKWLVKEGDEVKSGDILAEIETDKATMEFEAVDEGTISKILVPEGTDGVKVGQAIALIAGDGEAGGDAAPAPAAQEAAAPTPSDQKTEASPIESAGEQKKPDTGTTQLTSNPASDPEVPEGTAVVSTTVREALRDAMAEEMRADSRVFVMGEEVAEYQGAYKVTQGLLDEFGPKRVVDTPITEYGFAGIGAGAAMGGLRPIVEFMTFNFAMQAIDHIINSAAKTNYMSGGQMRCPIVFRGPNGAASRVAAQHSQNYGPWYASVPGLVVIAPYSAADAKGLMKAAIRSEDPVVFLENELLYGQHFDVPQMDDYVLPIGKARVVRAGKDVTIVSYSIGVGVALEAAQELAGQGIEAEVIDLRTLRPLDKATVLESLKKTNRMVVVEEGWPTCSIASEIIAIAMTEGFDDLDAPVLRVTDADVPLPYAANLEKMALIKAADVVEAVKQVTYR from the coding sequence ATGGCGACCGAGCTGAAGATGCCGGCGCTGTCGCCGACCATGGAGGAAGGCACGCTCGCCAAGTGGCTCGTCAAAGAGGGCGACGAGGTGAAGTCGGGTGACATCCTGGCGGAGATCGAAACCGACAAGGCGACCATGGAATTCGAGGCCGTCGACGAGGGCACGATCTCGAAGATCCTGGTTCCGGAAGGCACGGACGGGGTGAAGGTCGGCCAGGCGATCGCGCTGATCGCGGGCGACGGCGAAGCGGGTGGCGATGCTGCCCCTGCTCCTGCGGCGCAGGAAGCCGCGGCGCCGACGCCGTCCGACCAGAAAACCGAAGCGAGCCCGATCGAAAGCGCCGGCGAGCAGAAGAAGCCGGACACGGGCACGACGCAGTTGACCTCGAACCCCGCCAGCGACCCGGAAGTGCCCGAAGGCACCGCGGTGGTCAGCACCACGGTGCGCGAGGCGCTTCGCGACGCCATGGCCGAAGAGATGCGCGCCGATAGCCGTGTCTTCGTGATGGGCGAGGAAGTCGCCGAGTACCAGGGCGCCTATAAGGTCACGCAGGGGCTGCTCGACGAGTTCGGGCCCAAGCGCGTCGTCGACACGCCGATCACCGAATATGGCTTTGCCGGCATCGGCGCGGGCGCGGCGATGGGCGGGCTCCGGCCGATCGTCGAGTTCATGACCTTCAACTTCGCAATGCAGGCGATCGACCACATCATCAATTCGGCGGCCAAGACCAATTATATGTCGGGCGGCCAGATGCGCTGCCCGATCGTCTTCCGCGGGCCCAATGGCGCGGCGTCGCGGGTGGCCGCGCAGCATAGCCAGAATTACGGACCCTGGTATGCAAGCGTGCCCGGCCTGGTGGTGATCGCGCCCTATAGCGCGGCCGACGCCAAGGGGTTGATGAAGGCGGCGATCCGCAGCGAGGACCCCGTCGTCTTCCTCGAGAATGAGTTGCTCTACGGCCAGCATTTCGACGTGCCGCAGATGGACGATTATGTCCTTCCGATCGGCAAGGCGCGGGTCGTTCGCGCGGGCAAGGACGTGACGATCGTCAGCTACTCGATTGGCGTCGGCGTGGCGCTGGAAGCAGCGCAGGAATTGGCCGGCCAGGGGATCGAGGCGGAGGTGATCGACCTTCGCACGCTTCGCCCGCTCGACAAGGCGACGGTGCTGGAAAGCCTCAAGAAGACAAACCGCATGGTGGTGGTCGAGGAAGGCTGGCCGACCTGCTCGATCGCCAGCGAGATCATCGCGATCGCGATGACCGAAGGCTTCGACGATCTCGACGCGCCGGTGCTTCGCGTGACGGACGCCGACGTGCCGCTGCCTTATGCCGCGAACCTCGAGAAGATGGCGCTGATCAAGGCGGCGGACGTGGTCGAGGCCGTCAAGCAGGTCACCTATCGCTGA
- a CDS encoding EF-hand domain-containing protein, whose product MFRFLAGAASCFLLLTGAFLFWQSRAEKAPGLPPAPAPRAYTASLVSGQEVLEAPEATPKSREQKRFSRADKNKNGRIEAEELLAARRKAFAKLDVNGNGTLSFDEWAVKTITKFKGADRDRSGWLTPAEYATTAPKPTKRKSCSCAPTFASRSAPAAETSDD is encoded by the coding sequence ATGTTTCGCTTCCTCGCAGGCGCCGCGTCCTGCTTCCTGCTGCTGACCGGCGCCTTCCTGTTCTGGCAGTCACGTGCCGAAAAAGCGCCCGGCCTGCCGCCGGCGCCGGCGCCGCGCGCCTACACGGCGTCGCTCGTCAGCGGCCAGGAAGTGCTCGAAGCGCCGGAGGCGACGCCCAAGAGCCGCGAGCAGAAGCGTTTCAGCCGCGCCGACAAGAACAAGAACGGGCGGATCGAAGCCGAAGAGCTGCTCGCCGCGCGGCGCAAGGCGTTCGCCAAGCTGGACGTGAACGGCAACGGCACCTTGTCGTTCGACGAATGGGCGGTGAAGACGATCACCAAGTTCAAGGGCGCCGATCGCGACCGCAGCGGCTGGCTGACGCCTGCGGAATATGCGACGACCGCGCCCAAACCCACCAAGCGGAAGAGCTGCAGCTGCGCGCCGACCTTCGCCTCGCGATCGGCTCCGGCTGCCGAGACCAGCGACGATTGA
- a CDS encoding BLUF domain-containing protein produces the protein MLKSLTYTSLARLDLDTADIEAIHRTARDLNALDAITGLLIFNGTHFLQIVEGTAPRLDSLLARFRADPRHSGLEIREERRIDQRSFPGWSMELVRVSASYFEARETVAERIPVATSSDVRDRIIRMTEAISGTVAL, from the coding sequence GTGCTTAAGTCTTTGACATATACCAGCCTTGCCCGGCTCGACCTCGATACCGCCGACATTGAGGCGATCCACCGTACCGCCCGCGACCTCAATGCCCTGGACGCCATCACCGGGCTGCTGATCTTCAACGGAACGCACTTCCTGCAGATCGTCGAGGGCACGGCGCCGCGCCTCGACAGCCTGCTTGCGCGGTTCCGCGCCGACCCGCGCCACAGCGGCCTGGAGATCAGGGAAGAGCGGCGGATCGACCAGCGCAGCTTCCCCGGCTGGTCGATGGAGCTGGTACGTGTGAGCGCGAGCTATTTCGAAGCGCGCGAGACGGTGGCGGAGCGGATCCCGGTGGCGACGTCGAGCGACGTGCGCGACCGGATCATCAGGATGACGGAGGCGATCTCCGGAACCGTGGCGCTTTAA
- a CDS encoding aspartyl/asparaginyl beta-hydroxylase domain-containing protein: MHFDGLCRRLGAVDPKPLADAIDALGEDAWGEYQKRQQQFKVHSATETIPLLFDEDSRHTDPTEWPRLAALEPALRPALDLIRGDYPPVSDKPGYFVRIILTRLVPGGAIPRHRDGGESLARSHRHHLAVTTNPLVEFYVGDRKHHFAAGEIWEINNRQPHEVRNLSEQGRVHLIADYVVPGERIDDPAGTVYA; this comes from the coding sequence ATGCACTTCGATGGCCTGTGCCGCCGGCTAGGCGCCGTTGACCCCAAGCCGCTCGCCGATGCCATCGACGCGCTCGGCGAGGACGCCTGGGGCGAGTACCAGAAGCGGCAGCAGCAGTTTAAGGTTCATTCCGCCACCGAGACGATCCCGCTCCTCTTCGACGAGGACTCCCGCCACACGGATCCCACGGAGTGGCCGCGCCTTGCCGCGCTTGAGCCGGCGCTCCGCCCTGCCCTCGATCTCATCCGCGGCGACTATCCGCCGGTCAGCGACAAGCCGGGCTATTTCGTCCGGATCATTCTCACCCGCCTCGTTCCCGGCGGCGCCATTCCGCGCCACCGCGACGGCGGAGAGTCGCTGGCGCGCTCCCACCGGCACCATCTGGCGGTCACCACCAACCCCCTCGTCGAATTCTATGTCGGCGATCGCAAGCATCACTTCGCGGCGGGGGAAATCTGGGAAATCAACAACCGGCAGCCGCACGAAGTTCGCAACTTGAGCGAGCAAGGGCGCGTCCACCTCATCGCCGACTATGTCGTCCCCGGTGAACGGATCGATGATCCCGCGGGGACCGTCTACGCTTAG